In the genome of Streptomyces pactum, one region contains:
- a CDS encoding glycosyltransferase — MSAWLWIALAALAAWLWLLLGQGFFWRTDITLPRRRDPERWPSVAVVVPARDEAEVLPRSLPSLLTQDYPGRAEIFLVDDGSADGTGALARRLATELGGLRLTVTSPGEPGRGWTGKLWAVRHGMALARERTGADYLLLTDADIAHEPDSLRELVRAATTHDLDLVSQMARLRVATFWERLIVPAFVYFFAQLYPFRWVNAGHRAAAAGGCALLRVAAAERAGVPGSIRQAVIDDVALARAVRRSGGRIWLGLAERVDSVRPYPRLGQLWRMVSRSAYAQLRHQPLLLVLTVAGLAVVYLVPPVATVAGLVTGEGALPAVGGAAWLIMAGSYLPMLRHYRQSWWWAPLLPVTAALYLLMTVDSAVQHGRGRGAWKGRTYGRPAPER; from the coding sequence CCCCGGCGTCGCGACCCCGAGCGCTGGCCCTCGGTGGCGGTGGTGGTGCCCGCCCGTGACGAGGCCGAGGTGCTGCCGCGGAGCCTGCCGTCGCTGCTCACCCAGGACTACCCGGGGCGGGCCGAGATCTTCCTGGTGGACGACGGGAGTGCCGACGGCACCGGGGCGCTGGCCCGCCGGCTCGCCACCGAGCTGGGCGGGCTGCGGCTCACCGTCACCTCGCCCGGGGAGCCCGGGCGAGGCTGGACGGGGAAGCTCTGGGCGGTACGGCACGGGATGGCGCTGGCCCGGGAGCGGACCGGCGCCGACTACCTGCTGCTGACCGACGCCGACATCGCCCACGAGCCGGACAGCCTGCGGGAGCTGGTGCGGGCGGCCACCACCCACGACCTGGACCTGGTCTCACAGATGGCGCGGCTGCGGGTGGCCACCTTCTGGGAGCGGCTGATCGTTCCGGCGTTCGTGTACTTCTTCGCGCAGCTCTACCCGTTCCGGTGGGTCAACGCCGGCCACCGTGCCGCCGCCGCGGGCGGCTGTGCGCTGCTGCGGGTGGCGGCGGCCGAGCGGGCGGGCGTCCCCGGCTCCATCCGTCAGGCGGTGATCGACGACGTGGCCCTGGCCCGGGCGGTGCGGCGGAGCGGGGGCCGGATCTGGCTGGGTCTGGCGGAGCGGGTGGACAGCGTGCGCCCGTACCCGCGGCTGGGGCAGCTGTGGCGGATGGTGTCGCGCAGCGCCTACGCCCAGTTGCGCCACCAGCCGCTGCTGCTGGTGCTCACGGTCGCCGGACTCGCCGTGGTCTACCTGGTGCCGCCGGTGGCCACCGTCGCGGGGCTGGTGACCGGGGAGGGGGCCCTGCCGGCCGTCGGCGGGGCCGCCTGGCTGATCATGGCCGGCAGCTATCTGCCGATGCTCCGCCACTACCGGCAGTCCTGGTGGTGGGCCCCGCTGCTGCCGGTCACCGCCGCGCTGTACCTGCTGATGACCGTGGACTCGGCCGTCCAGCACGGCCGCGGGCGGGGGGCGTGGAAGGGCCGGACGTACGGCCGCCCGGCGCCCGAGCGGTAG
- a CDS encoding DUF6643 family protein, producing MTSPRSTYGGGYYSSPSFTDTPIYDSLVAERGTPQIAPIRVPSPYDSSGHFPPALPSALPALPAAPSPQHTPPHGYPAQGAPQPGLQHAPAPYIPQQTAGPRGYPGPQAPVHPQQQRPAPAGPNPTGYEAMRPAMPRPAAPRPAAPRPAPAPYEDPYGRPQYPNQGY from the coding sequence ATGACCTCCCCCCGCAGTACCTACGGCGGCGGCTACTACTCCTCGCCGTCCTTCACGGACACTCCCATCTACGACAGCCTCGTCGCCGAGCGGGGGACACCGCAGATCGCGCCCATCCGGGTGCCCTCGCCCTACGACAGCAGCGGCCACTTTCCGCCCGCGCTGCCCTCGGCGCTGCCGGCCCTGCCCGCCGCGCCGTCGCCGCAGCACACCCCGCCGCACGGCTACCCGGCCCAGGGTGCGCCGCAGCCGGGGCTCCAGCACGCGCCGGCGCCGTACATCCCGCAGCAGACCGCGGGTCCGCGCGGCTACCCGGGCCCGCAGGCCCCGGTGCACCCGCAGCAGCAGCGTCCGGCCCCGGCCGGTCCCAACCCGACCGGCTACGAGGCGATGCGGCCGGCGATGCCCCGGCCCGCCGCGCCCCGGCCGGCCGCCCCGCGTCCCGCGCCGGCGCCCTACGAGGACCCGTACGGGCGCCCGCAGTACCCGAACCAGGGGTACTGA
- a CDS encoding cyclic nucleotide-binding domain-containing protein, with amino-acid sequence MSGLLHGLTAEHRERLLSLAHDVSFDAGTRLFEEGGRADRFWVVRTGSVTLDMRVPGRRSAVIETLGPGELVGWSWLFPPGGWHLGAEALSPVRAHEFDAAVVRRLCQEDTAIGYELVLACAQAMGERLQSARTRLLDMYGPHSGGLR; translated from the coding sequence ATGAGCGGACTCCTCCACGGGCTGACCGCAGAGCACCGGGAACGCCTGCTGTCGCTCGCCCACGACGTGTCCTTCGACGCCGGCACCCGCCTTTTCGAGGAAGGCGGCCGGGCGGACCGCTTCTGGGTGGTGCGCACCGGTTCGGTCACCCTCGACATGCGGGTCCCCGGCAGACGCTCCGCGGTGATCGAGACCCTGGGGCCGGGGGAGCTGGTCGGCTGGTCCTGGCTCTTTCCCCCCGGCGGGTGGCACCTGGGCGCGGAGGCGCTCAGCCCGGTGCGCGCCCATGAGTTCGACGCCGCGGTGGTGCGCCGGCTCTGCCAGGAGGACACCGCGATCGGCTACGAGCTCGTCCTCGCCTGCGCCCAGGCGATGGGGGAGCGGCTGCAGAGCGCGCGCACCCGGCTGCTGGACATGTACGGGCCGCACTCCGGCGGACTGCGCTGA
- a CDS encoding phosphoketolase family protein, translated as METGSTPLTDSAVEDLDAHWRALNYLAAGQLYLRDNVLLTEHLRPEHIKPRLLGHWGTCPGLNLVYTHLNRVIGERDQDMVCVWGPGHGGPAVLAGAWLDGSYGDLVPDLGRDLAGMTRLFRQFSSPGGVPSHAAPQVPGSFHEGGELGYSLAHAYGAVLDNPGLVAACVIGDGEAETGPLAASWHANKFLDPVHDGAVLPILHLNGYKIANPTVAARLPEAELDALLRGFGHEPLYVTATLDSDPAAVHRELAAAFDLAMDRIAGFQRAAREDGDTRRPHWPVLVLRTPKGWTGPVEVDGLPVAGTWRSHQVPLAGVRENPEHLAELDRWLRSYLPQELFDEQGRPRPPVLACVPEGDRRLGAGPHANGGRLLRELPLPELSRFAVPVERPGGGRHEPTRVLGGLLRQLMDDTAERRDFRLVGPDETASNRLQEVYAATDKAWQDGVLETDEHLGRHGRVMEVLSEHLCQGWLEGYVLTGRHGLFSCYEAFAHIVASMAAQHVKWLGTARSVPWRAPVAGLNYLLTSHVWRQDHNGFSHQDPGFVDHVLNKSPDVVRVYLPPDANTLLCVADHVLRTRNVVNVVVAGKQPCFDWLGLEDARNHCARGAGIWPWAGTERPGTGPDVVLACAGDVPTEEVLAAASLLREHLPDLAVRVVNVVDMTRLMSREEHPHGMTEREFDALFTRDRPVIFAYHGYPWLIHRLTYRRAVHQQLHVRGYKEMGTTTTPFDMVVSNDLDRYRLVMDVIDRVPGLADRAAGLRQQMADVRHRHHRWIREHGTDLPEVTGWAWPG; from the coding sequence ATGGAGACGGGATCCACTCCCCTCACCGACAGCGCCGTGGAGGACCTGGACGCCCACTGGCGGGCGCTGAACTACCTCGCCGCCGGGCAGCTCTACCTGCGGGACAACGTGCTGCTCACCGAGCACCTGCGGCCGGAGCACATCAAACCCCGGCTGCTCGGACACTGGGGCACCTGTCCGGGCCTGAACCTGGTCTACACGCACCTGAACCGGGTGATCGGCGAGCGGGACCAGGACATGGTCTGCGTCTGGGGGCCCGGGCACGGCGGGCCCGCGGTGCTCGCCGGGGCGTGGCTGGACGGCAGCTACGGGGACCTGGTGCCCGACCTCGGCCGGGATCTGGCCGGGATGACCCGGCTCTTCCGGCAGTTCTCCAGCCCCGGCGGGGTGCCCAGCCACGCCGCGCCGCAGGTGCCCGGCTCCTTCCACGAGGGCGGCGAACTGGGGTACTCACTCGCGCACGCCTACGGCGCGGTGCTGGACAACCCGGGGCTGGTGGCCGCCTGCGTGATCGGCGACGGGGAGGCGGAGACCGGCCCGCTCGCGGCGTCCTGGCACGCCAACAAGTTCCTGGACCCGGTGCACGACGGGGCGGTCCTGCCGATCCTCCACCTCAACGGTTACAAGATCGCCAATCCGACGGTGGCGGCGCGGCTGCCGGAGGCGGAGCTGGACGCCCTGCTGCGCGGTTTCGGGCACGAGCCGCTGTACGTCACCGCCACCCTGGACAGCGACCCGGCCGCGGTGCACCGGGAGCTGGCCGCCGCGTTCGACCTGGCGATGGACCGGATCGCCGGGTTCCAGCGGGCCGCCCGGGAGGACGGTGACACCCGGCGGCCGCACTGGCCGGTACTGGTGCTCCGCACGCCCAAGGGGTGGACCGGCCCGGTCGAGGTGGACGGGCTGCCGGTGGCGGGCACCTGGCGCTCCCACCAGGTGCCGCTGGCCGGGGTGCGGGAGAACCCCGAGCACCTGGCGGAGCTGGACCGGTGGCTTCGCTCGTACCTGCCGCAGGAGCTGTTCGACGAGCAGGGCCGCCCCCGCCCGCCGGTGCTGGCCTGCGTGCCCGAGGGGGACCGCCGGCTGGGGGCCGGTCCGCACGCCAACGGCGGCCGGCTGCTGCGCGAGCTGCCGCTGCCGGAGCTGTCCCGGTTCGCGGTGCCGGTGGAGCGGCCCGGCGGGGGGCGGCACGAGCCGACCCGGGTGCTCGGCGGGCTGCTGCGTCAACTGATGGACGACACCGCCGAACGCCGCGACTTCCGGCTGGTGGGGCCCGACGAGACGGCGTCCAACCGGCTGCAGGAGGTCTACGCGGCGACCGACAAGGCGTGGCAGGACGGGGTCCTGGAGACCGACGAGCACCTGGGGCGGCACGGCCGGGTGATGGAGGTGCTCTCCGAGCACCTGTGCCAGGGGTGGCTGGAGGGCTATGTGCTCACCGGCCGGCACGGGCTGTTCTCCTGCTACGAGGCGTTCGCGCACATCGTCGCCAGCATGGCCGCCCAGCACGTGAAGTGGCTCGGCACCGCCCGCTCGGTCCCCTGGCGCGCCCCGGTGGCGGGCCTGAACTACCTGCTCACCTCGCACGTCTGGCGGCAGGACCACAACGGCTTCTCGCACCAGGACCCCGGCTTCGTGGACCACGTCCTGAACAAGAGCCCGGACGTGGTGCGGGTGTACCTGCCGCCGGACGCCAACACCCTGCTGTGCGTCGCCGACCACGTGCTGCGCACCCGGAACGTGGTGAACGTGGTGGTGGCGGGCAAGCAGCCCTGTTTCGACTGGCTGGGGCTGGAGGACGCCCGGAACCACTGCGCGCGGGGCGCCGGGATCTGGCCGTGGGCGGGCACCGAGCGGCCCGGCACCGGCCCGGACGTGGTGCTCGCCTGCGCCGGTGACGTCCCCACCGAGGAGGTGCTGGCCGCGGCCTCGCTGCTCCGGGAGCACCTGCCCGACCTGGCGGTGCGGGTGGTGAACGTGGTGGACATGACCCGGCTGATGTCCCGCGAGGAGCACCCGCACGGGATGACGGAGCGGGAGTTCGACGCGCTGTTCACCCGGGACCGGCCGGTGATCTTCGCCTACCACGGCTATCCGTGGCTGATCCACCGGCTCACCTACCGGCGGGCGGTGCACCAGCAGCTCCATGTGCGCGGCTACAAGGAGATGGGCACCACCACGACCCCGTTCGACATGGTGGTCAGCAACGACCTCGACCGGTACCGGCTGGTGATGGACGTCATCGACCGGGTGCCCGGGCTGGCGGACCGCGCCGCCGGTCTGCGGCAGCAGATGGCGGACGTGCGGCACCGGCACCACCGCTGGATCCGGGAGCACGGCACGGACCTGCCGGAGGTCACCGGGTGGGCCTGGCCGGGCTGA
- a CDS encoding ATP-binding protein: MPPYAVRPPAEHLAKRLLKRRFDARQLPELRVLVEKCAARAGLRESRRGDFVLAVDEIATNAVEHAGGAGVLLLRRVGDELECRITDSGPGFSPSLIPRVLPGLDGATSGRGLWLTQLVTDRFAVARGEPGAVVTLAMRLP; this comes from the coding sequence GTGCCGCCGTACGCCGTCCGCCCTCCCGCCGAGCACCTGGCCAAGCGGCTGCTCAAGCGGCGCTTCGACGCCCGGCAGCTGCCCGAGCTGCGGGTGCTGGTGGAGAAGTGCGCGGCCCGGGCGGGGCTCCGGGAGAGCCGCCGCGGTGACTTCGTCCTCGCCGTGGACGAGATCGCCACCAACGCGGTGGAGCACGCCGGAGGCGCCGGCGTGCTGCTGCTGCGGCGCGTCGGCGACGAGCTGGAGTGCCGGATCACCGACTCGGGCCCGGGCTTCAGCCCGTCGCTGATCCCCCGGGTGCTGCCCGGCCTGGACGGGGCCACCAGCGGGCGGGGGCTGTGGCTGACCCAGCTGGTGACGGACCGGTTCGCGGTCGCCCGCGGGGAGCCGGGCGCGGTGGTCACCCTCGCCATGCGCCTGCCGTGA
- a CDS encoding DUF6126 family protein, whose translation MTDSRARGPRPGSVNGGAGTEEYKERAVAVRVFIYVVAGHVFAGFLWLLFYLGSTAK comes from the coding sequence ATGACCGACAGCCGGGCCCGCGGGCCGCGCCCCGGGTCCGTGAACGGCGGCGCGGGGACCGAGGAGTACAAGGAGCGCGCCGTGGCGGTGCGCGTCTTCATCTACGTGGTGGCCGGGCACGTCTTCGCCGGCTTCCTCTGGCTGCTGTTCTACCTGGGCAGCACGGCGAAGTAG